In Electrophorus electricus isolate fEleEle1 chromosome 1, fEleEle1.pri, whole genome shotgun sequence, a single window of DNA contains:
- the srp68 gene encoding signal recognition particle subunit SRP68: MAAEKLSDAKVSPVEDGKESDEGLGLEILQVVKDSQQQHGLRHGDYQRYRGYCSRRLRRLRKTLGFRMGNRHKFTGKKVTVEMLTDHRYLLLVVMEAERAWSYAMQLKQEANTEPRKRFHLLARLRKAAKHGEQLERLCESPRVDAKTKLEAQAYTAYLTGMVQFELQEWKSAMEAFNKCKTIYEKLASAFTEEQAVLYRQRVEEISPNIRYCAYNIGDQNAINDLMQMRLSAGGGGGMMAEKLEALITQTRAKQAATMSEVEWRGRTVPVKIDKARIFLLGLADNEAAIAQAADEETKERLYETLLAECRDTIQAVREELRADGKQRERAVDSTESGKVSNVQYLHSYLTYIKLWTVVRRNESMAHALQAKLKEPQPDENKRGPRPQDLIRLYDIILQSLAELSTLHGLEEDHTFQKEVALKTLVYKAYRCFFIAQSYVLVKKWSEALVLYERVLKYAREVQSKAKHLNNSLKDLPDVQELIAEVNAEKYSLQAAAILDKEDVPEAPVQQQVKDNTPLSERLDTFHLDPSLLGKQPNLVQFPPDFQPIPCKPLFFDLALNHVAFPPLDDKVEQKGKGGLTGYIKGIFGFGS; the protein is encoded by the exons ATGGCCGCGGAGAAGTTGAGCGACGCCAAAGTGTCACCGGTGGAGGACGGCAAGGAGTCGGACGAGGGCCTCGGCCTCGAGA TCCTCCAGGTCGTGAAAGACTCACAGCAGCAGCACGGGCTCAGGCACGGGGACTACCAGCGTTACAG GGGATACTGCTCGCGGAGGCTGCGTCGTCTGCGGAAGACGCTGGGCTTCAGGATGGGCAACCGGCACAAGTTCACGGGCAAAAAAGTCACCGTGGAGATGTTGACCGACCACAG GTACCTGTTGCTGGTGGTGATGGAGGCGGAGCGTGCATGGAGCTACGCCATGCAGCTGAAGCAGGAGGCCAACACGGAGCCGCGCAAGCGCTTCCACCTGCTGGCGCGCCTGCGCAAGGCGGCCAAGCACGGCGAGCAACTGGAGAGGCTGTGCGAGAGCCCGCGCGTCGATGCCAAGACCAAGCTCGAGGCCCAG GCCTACACTGCCTACCTGACCGGCATGGTCCAGTTTGAACTACAGGAGTGGAAATCGGCGATGGAGGCCTTCAACAAgtgcaa GACCATCTACGAGAAGCTGGCCAGTGCGTTCACGGAGGAACAGGCTGTCTTGTACCGCCAGAGAGTGGAGGAGATCTCCCCCAACATCCGCTACTGCGCTTACAACATCG GTGACCAGAACGCCATTAACGACCTGATGCAGATGAGGCTCAGCGCAGGAGGAGGCGGAGGCATGATGGCTGAGAAGCTCGAG GCACTGATTACTCAGACACGGGCAAAGCAGGCTGCCACCATGAGTGAGGTGGAGTGGAGGGGTCGCACGGTCCCCGTTAAGATCGATAAGGCGCGCATCTTTCTGCTGGGCCTGGCTGACAACGAGGCAGCTATAGCCCAG GCAGCCGACGAGGAGACGAAAGAGCGTCTGTACGAGACCCTGCTGGCCGAGTGCAGAGACACCATCCAGGCCGTGAGGGAGGAGCTGAGGGCAGACGGG AAACAGAGGGAGCGTGCTGTGGACAGTACTGAGAGTGGAAAGGTGTCCAACGTGCAGTACCTGCACAG ctaccTAACCTACATTAAGCTGTGGACAGTGGTGAGGAGGAATGAGAGCATGGCACATGCACTGCAGGCCAAACTGAAGGAACCACAGCCTGACGAGAACAAGCGAGGACCCAGACCTCAAGACCTCATACGCCTGTATGATATCATACTGCAG AGTCTGGCTGAACTGTCAACTCTGCATGGCTTGGAGGAGGACCACACCTTCCAGAAAGAGGTGGCCCTGAAGACGCTGGTCTACAAGGCATACAG GTGTTTCTTCATTGCCCAGTCGTACGTGCTGGTGAAGAAGTGGAGTGAGGCGTTGGTCCTGTACGAGAGGGTTCTGAAATACGCCAGGGAGGTCCAGTCCAAGGCCAAACATCTCAATAACAGCCTCAAG GACCTTCCGGATGTTCAGGAGCTGATTGCCGAGGTCAATGCTGAGAAATACTCTCTCCAGGCAGCGGCTATCTTGG ACAAGGAGGATGTTCCTGAAGCACCTGTACAACAGCAGGTGAAGGACAATACG CCCCTCTCGGAGCGACTGGATACCTTCCATCTCGACCCCTCGCTCCTGGGCAAGCAGCCTAACCTGGTGCAGTTTCCCCCAGACTTCCAGCCAATCCCGTGCAAGCCCCTGTTCTTCGATCTGGCTCTCAACCACGTGGCCTTCCCGCCCCTGGATGACAAGGTGGAACAGAAGGGCAAGGGCGGCCTGACCGGCTACATCAAGGGCATCTTCGGCTTCGGCAGCTAA